GCCACCTGGACAGATACTGACGCTGAGGAACGAAAGCGTGGGGAGCGAACAGGATTAGATACCCTGGTAGTCCACGCCGTAAACGATGTCAACTAGCCGTTTGTGGACTTGATCCGTGAGTGGCGCAGCTAACGCACTAAGTTGACCGCCTGGGGAGTACGGCCGCAAGGTTAAAACTCAAATGAATTGACGGGGGCCCGCACAAGCGGTGGAGCATGTGGTTTAATTCGATGCAACGCGAAGAACCTTACCATCCCTTGACATCCAGAGAAGAGACTAGAGATAGACTTGTGCCTTCGGGAACTCTGTGACAGGTGCTGCATGGCTGTCGTCAGCTCGTGTTGTGAAATGTTGGGTTAAGTCCCGCAACGAGCGCAACCCCTATCCTTATTTGCCAGCGCGTTATGGCGGGAACTCTAAGGAGACTGCCGGTGATAAACCGGAGGAAGGTGGGGACGACGTCAAGTCATCATGGCCCTTACGGGATGGGCTACACACGTGCTACAATGGCAGGTACAGAGGGCAGCAATACCGCGAGGTGGAGCGAATCCCACAAAGCTTGTCGTAGTCCGGATTGGAGTCTGCAACTCGACTCCATGAAGTCGGAATCGCTAGTAATCGTAGATCAGAATGCTACGGTGAATACGTTCCCGGGCCTTGTACACACCGCCCGTCACACCATGGGAGTGGGATGCAAAAGAAGTGGCTAGTTTAACCCCTCGGGGAGGACGGTCACCACTTTGTGTTTCATGACTGGGGTGAAGTCGTAACAAGGTAACCCTAGGGGAACCTGGGGTTGGATCACCTCCTTATCTTGAAGTAAAATTGCTTAATGGAAATCAGTTTTCGGATTGTATTTCACGAGTGTTCACACAAATTACATGATAACAAATTGAAAGATACCCTGATGGGGCTATAGCTCAGCTGGGAGAGCGCCTGCCTTGCACGCAGGAGGTCAGCAGTTCGATCCTGCTTAGCTCCACCAACTCATCACGTATCTTTTACTAAAGAAAGAGACCAAATTTAAATACACTTTATAGTGATTTTAAATTTGGTTTTTTAAACCACGAATTATGCCGAATGCGTGCTAATTTGAATTCTTTAACAATCTGGAAAGCTGATATAAATATCGGTATTTATAAGGTAAGCACGGTGTCGCGCTGTTGTTTACATGATTATAAATACCAAGCTGTTATCTCATTCTCTTATCGTGAATGTGGTAATGGTGATAGTGCATCCCCCCAAGGATGTATTATCAAATTCATACTGCTCGCAAGAGCATGATGTCTTATCAAGTAACTCATCGTATATCTTCGGATATACTGAGTACGTGAAAATGTCAGACTTTACAATTGCCTTGGATTAGTCTCCGGGGCGTACTTCGTTTTCAAATCTTCGGATGAGACTACTTAGGGTTGTATGGTTAAGTGACTAAGCGTATGTGGTGGATGCCTTGGCAGTTAGAGGCGATGAAGGACGTGTTAATCTGCGAAAAGCTTTGGTGAGGTGATAAAAACCGTTATAGCCAAAGATGTCCGAATGGGGAAACCCACTTACCATAAGGTAGGTATCGTTACGTGAATACATAGCGTAACGAAGCGAACCGGGAGAACTGAAACATCTAAGTACCCCGAGGAAAAGAAATCAACCGAGATTTCGTTAGTAGCGGCGAGCGAACGCGAATCAGCCCTTAAGCTTATAGGGTGCTAGTAGAATGTTCTGGAAAGGACAACGATACAGGGTGATAGTCCCGTATACAAAAGCAACCTTTAAGTGAAATCGAGTAGGACGGAGCACGTGAAACTTTGTCTGAATATGGGGGGACCATCCTCCAAGGCTAAATACTACTAACTGACCGATAGTGAACCAGTACCGTGAGGGAAAGGCGAAAAGAACCCCTGTGAGGGGAGTGAAATAGAACCTGAAACCGCATACGTACAAGCAGTGGGAGCCCGATTTAGTCGGGTGACTGCGTACCTTTTGTATAATGGGTCAGCGACTTATATTCTGTAGCAAGGTTAACCGATTAGGGGAGCCGTAGCGAAAGCGAGTGTTAACTGCGCGTTTAGTTGCAGGGTATAGACCCGAAACCCGGCGATCTACCCATGGGCAGGTTGAAGGTTGAGTAACATCAACTGGAGGACCGAACACACGTATGTTGAAAAATGCGGTGATGACTTGTGGGTCGGAGTGAAAGGCTAATCAAGCCGGGAGATAGCTGGTTCTCCCCGAAATCTATTTAGGTAGAGCCTCGCACGAACACCATTGGGGGTAGAGCACTGTTAAGGCTAGGGGGTCATCCCGACTTACCAACCCTTTGCAAACTCCGAATACCAATGAGTGATATGCGGGAGACACACTGCGGGTGCTAACGTCCGTTGTGAAGAGGGAAACAACCCAGACCGCCAGCTAAGGTCCCAAAGTACTAGTTAAGTGGGAAACGATGTGGAAAGGCATAGACAGCTAGGAGGTTGGCTTAGAAGCAGCCATCCTTTAAAGAAAGCGTAATAGCTCACTAGTCGAGTCGGTCTGCGCGGAAGATGTAACGGGGCTAAACTAGTCACCGAAGCTGCGGATTTGAACTTAGGTTCAAGTGGTAGGGGAGCGTTCTGTAAGCCGTTGAAGGTGAATTGAGAAGTTTGCTGGAGGTATCAGAAGTGCGAATGCTGACATGAGTAACGATAAGGGGAGTGAAAAACTCCCCCGCCGAAAGACCAAGGTTTCCTGTCCCATGTTAATCAGGGCAGGGTAAGTCGGCCCCTAAGGCGAGGCGGAAACGCGTAGTCGATGGGAAACAGATTAATATTTCTGTACTTCTATATATTGCGAAGGAGGGACGGAGTAGGCTAAACAAGCACGGCGTTGGTAGTCCGTGTGAAAGTATGTAGGTGGTTGTCTTAGGTAAATCCGGGACTTCATTAACACTGAGATACGAGACGAGACTCTACGGAGTTGAAGTTGTTGATGCCATGCTTCCAGGAAAAGCTTCTAAGCTTCAGATATATAGGAACCGTACCCCAAACCGACACAGGTGGTTAGGTAGAGAATACTAAGGCGCTTGAGAGAACTCGGGTGAAGGAACTAGGCAAAATAGTACCGTAACTTCGGGAGAAGGTACGCTGCTCAACGTTAAACCCTTGCGGTGTAAGCGAAGAGTAGTCGAAGTAACCAGGTGGCTGGAACTGTTTATTAAAAACACAGCACTGTGCAAAATCGAAAGATGACGTATACGGTGTGACGCCTGCCCGGTGCCGGAAGGTTAATTGATTCGGTTAGTCCTCGGACGAAGCTGATGATCGAAGCCCCGGTAAACGGCGGCCGTAACTATAACGGTCCTAAGGTAGCGAAATTCCTTGTCGGGTAAGTTCCGACCTGCACGAATGGCGTAATCATGGCCACACTGTCTCCACCCGAGACTCAGTGAAATTGAATTTGCGGTTAAGATGCCGTATACCCGCGGCTAGACGGAAAGACCCCGTGAACCTTTACTATAGCTTGACAGTGAACATTGCTCCTACATGTGTAGGATAGGTGGGAGGCTTTGAAACCATGTCGCTAGATGTGGTGGAGCCAATCTTGAAATACCACCCTTGTATGCGTGATGTTCTAACCTAGGGCCCTTATCGGGCTTGGGGACACTGTCTGGTGGGTAGTTTGACTGGGGCGGTCTCCTCCCAAAGAGTAACGGAGGAGCACGAAGGTTGGCTAAGTACGGTCGGACATCGTACGGTTAGTGCAATGGCATAAGCCAGCTTAACTGCGAGACAGACACGTCGAGCAGGTACGAAAGTAGGTCATAGTGATCCGGTGGTTCTGTATGGAAGGGCCATCGCTCAACGGATAAAAGGTACTCCGGGGATAACAGGCTGATACCGCCCAAGAGTTCATATCGACGGCGGTGTTTGGCACCTCGATGTCGGCTCATCACATCCTGGGGCTGAAGTCGGTCCCAAGGGTATGGCTGTTCGCCATTTAAAGTGGTACGCGAGCTGGGTTTAGAACGTCGTGAGACAGTTCGGTCCCTATCTGCCGTGGGCGTTTGAGAATTGAAGAGGGCTGCTCCTAGTACGAGAGGACCGGAGTGGACGAACCACTGGTGTTCGGGTTGTCATGCCAATGGCATTGCCCGGTAGCTACGTTCGGAACTGATAACCGCTGAAAGCATCTAAGCGGGAAGCAGGCTTTGAGATGAGTTCTCACTGGGACTTTAAGTCCCCTAAAGGGTCGTTGGAGACTACAACGTTGATAGGTCAGGTGTGTAAGTGCTGCGAGGCATTGAGCTAACTGATACTAATTACCCGTGAGGCTTAACCATACAACACCCAAGTAGTTTTGCTGAGAAGTGATACTGAAGTGATTTGTATAAAGACTGACATAGACCGAAAGGTAAGAAAACATCACGTACTTACGTGTTACTTGAACCAAGAAAACCAAACGATATTTATAGCTCATTGAGCAAGCTTTCTAAGATTGTACCTTTTTTGTTTAGCGACAATAGCGCTGTGGTCCCACCTGATCCCTTTCCGAACTCAGAAGTGAAACGCAGTTGCGCCGATGGTAGTGTGGGAGTTCCCATGTGAGAGTAGGACATTGCTAAACTTCTAATTAGAGAAGCCCGTTACGAAAGTAACGGGCTTTTTGCTGTCTGGGATTTAAAAAACGAAGTCCATATGAGCGTAGTACATTGCTAAGTTTCTCTTTAAAGAAACTTGTAGCTTACGCTACGGATTTTTTGCTTTCTGGCATTTGAACAATCTCACAGATAGTGAAGTGAAAGCCCTTGCGCCGGGGGTAGCGTGATTCATGTTAGTTAAGCCCATGTTTGTAGGGCACTGCTAAGGGTCTATTTAAAGAAGCCCGATTCATATGAGTCGGGCTTTTTGTTGTCTGGGATTTAAAAAATGAAATCCATATGAGCGTAGTACATTGCCAAAAGTCTCTTTAAAGAAACCCGTCGCTTACGCTACGGGTTTCTTGCGTTCTAGAGATCAAAGCACCTATGATCAATATCTGAAAGTTAAGCTCTAATATGAATGTAACTCTTACAAATTGTATTGATGGAAATACAGGATGGTACTCAGATAACGCTCATAATAGAACATAGGGCGTCCTTCAGCATACTTAGATTAATTGTTCGCTCTATAATTCTTCAAGGTAAAAAGTTGCGTAAGAGGAGTGCTGAAATGAGGGAGGTAAACGAAAAGACTAACCCCTTTGATTTATATAATATCTAACTGTTTGATGTACAGAACACTGTAAGCGTTATTAAGGTAATTTCAATTGGTATAAGTAAAGAGATGTTCTTTAGCGTAACGTTATCTAACTATTTAAACCTAATAGACCTAATAAAGAAATCTAGCTTAGCTTTCAAAAACACCAACTACCATTGAGATAAGAAATAATGCTGAAGCTGGGATCATAGTTAATATGAATAAAGTATTTAAATCTAACATCGGTCTTTCCTTGTATATTTCGACTATTTAATGAATCTAAAAAGTAATGCGAAATGTGTGTATTTATTACTAAGTTGCAATAAGTAGTACAAAGGTTGTGCCAATGTTATTATTAATTGTTAACGTACTGATTAATGAGGATATTTATTTTTTGTTATTCTTTGAATATATAAAGGGTGTTTGATTATGAATCGATGGGTGGTTATAAAGGCTATTTTGTGGTTAAAAATACCGATAAATAATTGAAAAAGTAAGTTGCTAATATTTTATGATCTCAATATCGGGACACTCATTCCCAATATTGAGATAAGAATAGTTATTAAGGTAAAGTAACCTTATTGAATGCATCAAGTAGTACTTGTCCACCAGCACCATCTTTACCTGCACACTCACTCAAGTGTTGTCTGAACTTACGCGCTCCTGATAAACCATTACAAAGCCCTAACATATGACGCAGTACATGCCACGCTCGCCCGCCATTCGCTATTGTTTCGTCGATATAGGGAACCATTAAATCAATCACTTCAGATCTTGATAATTTTATAGTGTCTGATTGGTATATTTCATTATCTGCATCTGCGAGCATATATGGGCTGTTATATATTTCTCGTCCAATCATTACGCCATCAATATGCTGAAGATGTTCATTAGCTTCAGAGAACGTTTTAATACCACCATTAATGGATACTTCTAAATCCTTAAAATCATTTTTTATTTGATAAACACGATCGTAGTCTAAAGGGGGAACATCACGATTCTGTTTAGGACTTAATCCAGTCAACCAGGCTTTTCTCGCATGAATAATGAAATGGCGACAATCAGCTTTTGATACTTCTTCAATAAAAGTATGCAAAAATTCGTAAGAATCTAAATCATCAATACCGATCCGTGATTTCACGGTGACTGGAATATTCGTCGCTGATTGCATTTGGTTAACGCATTGAGCAACCAAAGCAGGCTCGGCCATCAAACATGCACCAAATCGACCGTTCTGAACTCTATCAGACGGACAGCCAACATTAATATTTACTTCATCATAACCGTATTGTTCAGCAATTTTGGCACATTCCGTCATTGCTTTAACATCACTACCCCCTAGCTGTAATACTAATGGGTGCTCTGCATCGTTATAGGATAAGTAATCCCCCTTGCCACGTAAAATTGCACCGGTAGTGACCATTTCTGTGTAAAGCACAGTGTGTTGAGTCATTAGACGATAGAAATAACGAGAATGTTTATCTGTCCAATCGAGCATCGGCGCAACTGAGAGCTTGTGATTGATTGTAGCCCTTGCTATATAAGGCTTTGAGTCGGTAATTATGG
The DNA window shown above is from Colwellia psychrerythraea 34H and carries:
- the dusA gene encoding tRNA dihydrouridine(20/20a) synthase DusA, which produces MTIITDSKPYIARATINHKLSVAPMLDWTDKHSRYFYRLMTQHTVLYTEMVTTGAILRGKGDYLSYNDAEHPLVLQLGGSDVKAMTECAKIAEQYGYDEVNINVGCPSDRVQNGRFGACLMAEPALVAQCVNQMQSATNIPVTVKSRIGIDDLDSYEFLHTFIEEVSKADCRHFIIHARKAWLTGLSPKQNRDVPPLDYDRVYQIKNDFKDLEVSINGGIKTFSEANEHLQHIDGVMIGREIYNSPYMLADADNEIYQSDTIKLSRSEVIDLMVPYIDETIANGGRAWHVLRHMLGLCNGLSGARKFRQHLSECAGKDGAGGQVLLDAFNKVTLP